The stretch of DNA CGCAGCCCGATGAGCGATGAAATGGCGTCGAACAGACGACCCGCGCTGGACGTCAGGGGAGAGTGAATCTTCTTCTGGATCATCTCGACGATGGTTGGGTTTTCGTCCGCGGGCGGCTCGATTCCCGCATCGACCAGATGGGAAATCGCCATCCGCCACGGCTCCCTCGCGGCGCGATCCCCTCCGGGAAGTGGGACAGCCCGCAAATGGGCTGCGCGCTCGAAGCCCGCCTCGTCGACGACGAGAAACTCCCCGCCCCACAAGGTGCCATCCGAGCCGAACCCTGAGCCGTCGAAGGCCACGCCGATCACCGGACCCTCGAGGCCGTTCTCCGCCTTGCACGCGGCGACATGAGCGTGATGGTGCTGGACGGCGAAGGCGGGTAGAGACTCCTGCGCGGCGCGGGTCCGCGCATACCGCGTCGAAGCGTATTCCGGGTGGAGGTCGTGAACGAGCATTTCGGGCGTGAAGTCGAAGAGCTCCTCGTAGAGCTTGATGTCTCGCTCGAGCGCGTCCAGGGCACGGAGCTCGTCGAGATCACCGATGTGATGGCTCACGATGACGCGGTCTGCCGCACCGAGAGCGAACGTGTTCTTCAGATGGCCTCCGACGGCGAGGATTCGCCTTGCCAGGGGCTTCGTCAGACGAATCGGCTCGGGAGCGTAGCCGCGCGAGCGCCGCACGGGCAGCTCCTCATCGAGAACGAGCCGCGTCACCGAATCGTCGCAACGCACGCGGATCGGGCGGTCGTGGCCGAGCACGATATCGGGTATCCCATCGAGGAGGGGCAAGTCCGCTTCGAGGTGGACGATGGGCTCGTCGGAGCGATTCGCACTGGTCATCACGAGGGGCCGCCCCTCCACCCGCTGCATGAGCAGCATGTGGAGGGGCGTATAGGGCAACATCAACCCGACGTTCGGGTTTCCGGGAGAGACGCCGGAAGCGAGGACGCTTCCGCTCCGCTTGCGCAGGATCACGATCGGACGCCGTGGCGAGCTCAAGAGCTCGCTCTCGAGCTCGCACACATGCGCGAGCTCGGCGGCGCATTCCAGATCGGGAACCATGATCGCGAAGGGCTTTTCGTCGCGCGCCTTCCGTTGACGTAGCCGCGCCACAGCCGCGTCGGAAGTTGCATCACATACGAGATGGTAGCCACCGATCCCCTTCAGCGCCCCCAGGTGACCGCCTAGAACCGCGTCCACGAAGCCCTGAAGCGGACCATCTAGGCGAGGTCCGCACTGCGGGCACGCGTTGGGCTGAGCGTGAAACCGCCGGGATCCGGGGCTCTCGTACTCCTCGCGGCAAAGGCGACACATCTGGAATCGCGCCATCGTGGTGCGCTCGCGGTCGTAGGGCGCTCCCTCAATGATCGTGAGCCGCGGACCGCACTGAGTGCAGTTCAGGAACGGATACCCGAAGCGGCGGTCGGTTGGCTCGAAGAGCTCGCGACGACAATCCTCGCAGGTCGCGCGGTCGGCGGTGAAAAGGGGTAGCTCGGTCGATGTGTCGTCGCTCGTTGCGATGCGGAACTCGATTTCGCCACGGACCGGTGCCGGGCTCGAGCGCAGCTCGTCGATACGTGCCGCCGCGGGCGGCTGCCGGGAGAGCTCTTCGAGGAAGCGCCGAAGCCGCGCGGGCTCGCCCTCGACCTCGATGTCGACCCCGCTCGTCCCGTTACGGACGAACCCCGAGAGTGAGAGGCGCCGGGCGAGCTCATGCACGTAGGGCCGGAAACCCACTCCTTGCACGAGGCCTCGGACGGTGATGCAGCGCCGCTCCGTGTTCATGGGCGCCCGTGCCGCTCGGCAAACATCCGCACCGACTCGTGTCCCGACGTCGGTTGCCCGCGGGCGCCGAAACGGCGGTGCGCTTCGCCGATGCCCTCGGGGGTGAGCGCCACCCGACCCTGGGCGATCCCAACCCACCCGCGTCGCGACAAAACGTCCAGCGAACGCTTCACGATTCGAGGGGTACAGTCCAGGAGGAGGGTCAGCTCGCCCGGTGTCAAAGTCAGAGAGAACCCCTGGCTCAGCATCCAGTATACGAGGTGGAAAACCTCATCTGAGGAGCTCGAATCCCCGTGACGCGAAGGCGACCGCATCCAAGATTCGACCGCGACTCGCTGGAAGCGCCAGTCGGTTCCCGTTTTGAAGGCGGGCAACCGTCCGCTTCGGGCGAGACGGTAAACAGTGTTGGGGTGAACTTTCAGGAGGGACGCCACCTCGCGCAGCGTCATTACATCGGACACTTTCGAGCCTCCCTACTTTGCTGTCAACGTAGGTCAGCGTAGGTGATCCAGAGAAACGTTGTCAACCCGATTGATGATCACTCTAGCGGAGCGTGGTAGAGAATAGCCGCATGAAAGCTGTGGTCACGGCGGTTTGTCTATTGGTCGTGGCATGTTCCTCGCAGCGCAAACCTGGGGAAAGACGCGTTGCCGTCATTGCGGTCGGAAACGATCCGGGTCACTTCAACCCCGGCATCACTACGGCGGCACATGTCCATGCGGTGGCCGATTCTCTCTTCAACGGCCTCGTGGCCCTCGACGAGGAACGCAATCCGTTGCCCGACCTCGCGACACGCTGGGAGATCAAGGACGAGGCTCGCACGTACGTTTTTCACCTCGCGTCGGGTGTCCGCTGGCATGATGGAGCTCCCTTTGGCTCCAAGGACGTCGCGTTCACTTTCGAGCACGTGCTCTTGCGCTTTCATTCGCGCACCCGTGCCGGACTCGCAGGAAACCTGGAGTCGATCGATACCCCTGACGACCGGACTGTCATATTCCGGTTCGCCGAGCCATACGCTCCGCTTCTCCAGCGGCTCGATGTCACCGAGGCCCCGATCCTGCCGGCACACCGATACGCGGATGGGGATGTCGAGAGACACCCCGCGAATCTTGCGCCCGTCGGAACTGGTCCCTTTCGCTTCTCTTCTCACCAGCCGGACGACCGCATCGTACTGGTGAGAAACGACGATTACTTCAAGCCTGGTCTACCTCGTCTCGATGAGCTCGTTTTCCGAATCATCCCCGACGAAAGCACGCAGCTCCTCGCGCTTCGAAACGGTGAAGTCGATTACGTCGGCTCGGTACGTCCATCGGATGTGAAACGGCTTCGCGCGAGTCTTGGTGGCTTCACCGTGGTCGGGGCAGCGAGCGGGCCGGGAGGAAGCAACTGCGTAATGACCTGGATCTTCAATCTCGAGCGCAGGCCCCTCGACGATGTTCGCGTCCGCCACGCTTTCGCCCATGCGATCGACCGCGGGCAAATCGTCGAACGCGTCCTGTTCGGGGAGGGCGACGTGCCTTCGGCCCCAATCGCCCGCGGTATCCCCTGGGCGCAGGCCGAGGGCATGCTGCAGAGATACGATCTCGATCCGGCGCGGGCGGAAGGACTGTTTCGAGAGGCCGGCTGGCACGAGCGCTCGATCGATATCGTCCTTTTCCCCACGTTCATCAAGTACGGCGAGATCCTGCAACAGCAGCTCGCGGAGGTCGGCGTCACCCTCGAGATCCGCGCGCTCGATCGGGCGGCTGCCGTCGAGACGGTGTACACCGATCGGGATTTCGACACCGCACTCGTTTCCTACTGCCAGGGCGTGGATCCGGATATCGGGGTTCGACGCTTGTACGATTCGTCGAGCATAGGGCCTGTTCCGTTCTCTAACGCCGCTGCCTATCGCAATGCCGAGGTCGATGCTCTCTTCGAACGGGCCGCGAAGCGCCAGGACCGTGCCGAACGAGGGGCGCTTTATCATCGCGTGCAAGAAATCGTTTCCGAGGATCTCCCCTATTGGTGGCTCGTGGAAACGAGAAATCTGACGGCCTACCGTTCCGCGTTTCGGGACTTTGCGCCGTGGAGCGGCCAGTTCGCCGAGCGAGCGCGCAGCGCGACCGTGAGCTCAGACCCGTGAGACGATACATAGCCCGCCGTTTGGCACTGATGATCCCGATGATGGTGATTGTCGGAACCCTCGGGTTCGCTCTCGTGCAGCTCGCTCCGGGCGATCCCGTAACTGCCCTCGGGGGTGAGTTCGTGCACCAGGAGGTGCAACGCGAGCTCAGGGAGCGTTATGGGCTCGATCGCAGTCTTCTGGAGCAATACATCGTTTACTTGGGCCGTCTCTTCCAGGGTGAGCTCGGCATGTCTTACTACTTTCAGCGTCCGGTCGCGATGGTCCTTTGGGAAAGGCTTCCCGCGACTCTCCTGCTTGTCGTCCCGTCACTTGCCACGTCGACGTTCCTCGGGGTCGTGCTCGGTCTAAGAATCGCGAGGAAGGTGAAGGCCGCTCGAGCACGAGGTCTCATCGCAGCCATCGCTGCGTCGAACGCCGTTCCCGTGTTCTGGTTGGCGCAGCT from Vicinamibacteria bacterium encodes:
- a CDS encoding helix-turn-helix domain-containing protein; this translates as MSDVMTLREVASLLKVHPNTVYRLARSGRLPAFKTGTDWRFQRVAVESWMRSPSRHGDSSSSDEVFHLVYWMLSQGFSLTLTPGELTLLLDCTPRIVKRSLDVLSRRGWVGIAQGRVALTPEGIGEAHRRFGARGQPTSGHESVRMFAERHGRP
- the hypF gene encoding carbamoyltransferase HypF, encoding MNTERRCITVRGLVQGVGFRPYVHELARRLSLSGFVRNGTSGVDIEVEGEPARLRRFLEELSRQPPAAARIDELRSSPAPVRGEIEFRIATSDDTSTELPLFTADRATCEDCRRELFEPTDRRFGYPFLNCTQCGPRLTIIEGAPYDRERTTMARFQMCRLCREEYESPGSRRFHAQPNACPQCGPRLDGPLQGFVDAVLGGHLGALKGIGGYHLVCDATSDAAVARLRQRKARDEKPFAIMVPDLECAAELAHVCELESELLSSPRRPIVILRKRSGSVLASGVSPGNPNVGLMLPYTPLHMLLMQRVEGRPLVMTSANRSDEPIVHLEADLPLLDGIPDIVLGHDRPIRVRCDDSVTRLVLDEELPVRRSRGYAPEPIRLTKPLARRILAVGGHLKNTFALGAADRVIVSHHIGDLDELRALDALERDIKLYEELFDFTPEMLVHDLHPEYASTRYARTRAAQESLPAFAVQHHHAHVAACKAENGLEGPVIGVAFDGSGFGSDGTLWGGEFLVVDEAGFERAAHLRAVPLPGGDRAAREPWRMAISHLVDAGIEPPADENPTIVEMIQKKIHSPLTSSAGRLFDAISSLIGLRRLSSYEGQAARELEWLCDRRLSEPPYPFALDAASGIVDTRPLIRAVMEDRRRSVAPEEIARRFHRTMVRIVVDVCEKLREARGLSRVLLTGGVFQNVLLLEATVPALASQGFEVFRHRLVPPNDGGLSLGQVVVASEQLVCA
- a CDS encoding ABC transporter substrate-binding protein, translated to MKAVVTAVCLLVVACSSQRKPGERRVAVIAVGNDPGHFNPGITTAAHVHAVADSLFNGLVALDEERNPLPDLATRWEIKDEARTYVFHLASGVRWHDGAPFGSKDVAFTFEHVLLRFHSRTRAGLAGNLESIDTPDDRTVIFRFAEPYAPLLQRLDVTEAPILPAHRYADGDVERHPANLAPVGTGPFRFSSHQPDDRIVLVRNDDYFKPGLPRLDELVFRIIPDESTQLLALRNGEVDYVGSVRPSDVKRLRASLGGFTVVGAASGPGGSNCVMTWIFNLERRPLDDVRVRHAFAHAIDRGQIVERVLFGEGDVPSAPIARGIPWAQAEGMLQRYDLDPARAEGLFREAGWHERSIDIVLFPTFIKYGEILQQQLAEVGVTLEIRALDRAAAVETVYTDRDFDTALVSYCQGVDPDIGVRRLYDSSSIGPVPFSNAAAYRNAEVDALFERAAKRQDRAERGALYHRVQEIVSEDLPYWWLVETRNLTAYRSAFRDFAPWSGQFAERARSATVSSDP